gaagaggtttCGGTCCATTGCCACTAATTTGTGGagttttcttttcctccaaGCCTGAAATCAAAGATTGTGTGGCCCTCACGCTTGTGTCAATCAAACCAATAGTAAACAACAGTACTGATCATTAATTGCTCCATTAAATGTGGTTGTGGCCTTTATTGATATTCACGCAAATGTCTAATTAATCCTGCGAATTTGCTCTTTTGATTTGACAAACAGGGAAAGTTGTTGCATTTGTGAtatcttttcaaatatttaatatttaatttattaatatgcatcgatatttcttaaaaaataaaaaatattttataactatCAACAGTAGTTAAAGTGGTATATATTATTCATCGTATTTAATGTAAGTAGGTAATATTAAAAATCTGTTGGTGTTCAAACAGAATGATTAATAAgactaaaaactaaattcatggTACCCATTACATTGTTTCAGgactaaaaattcatttaattaacaaaCATTGGTAATGTTAAGCAATCAGGAATAAATATGACATTAATCAACTAACATCAAACACTTTATTCAAACAAGTGAAGGCATAAATATAGCAACTAAGTAAATTCATAATCAATACCATCCAAACCTTAAGCGAGTTTGTTGTTCATAAAACTTACATACCAAATAATAAATTGTCTGGTTCCCCAAGGGAATATTAAAATGCTTATAAATATTACAtaattactaaataaaatatcaaacaaagttacaaatattttaaaccaaAATATTAAAAGCTAGTGCATTCGTAACATAAATAATCATGCGGAGTCGTCCTCATCCTCGTCCCACACAGTTTGCTTTCTCGCAATGACCTCCCAAAGAAGTTGATTTGGCCTGAAATAAAAGACAACTTCATCACCGGCCATCAAATCGTTTTTTGTTAAGAATTGGAACCATGGGTCAGCAAAACATTTAAGCCCATTATGCATACTCAACTTCCAAAACTGACGACGCCCACGAACACCAAGGACAGTAACATAGTCATCTCCTGCATTAACATAACCCACAACATCGAGTGGCAGTACCTACATTGGAACGAAGCTAGtcagtaaatatttaaaaggtatcatattagaaaacaaaaacaaacttatgACCAAACTGTTACCAATGGATAAAGTCTAACAATCATCCGATTGTCGACATCCACAGTAAACACATATTCTCTGGCAGAATGGACAGGCCTGCCACATGTCTGTGCATGAAGTGGCGGTGAGAAGTGGATATCAAACTTCCAATTCTTGTCCGGCGCAGCAAATGTGATCATCACACCTTCATATATTCCCATATCCCTCCTGAAGTGTTTGAGACCATCAGCAATGTAGACTTGGTTATTAAATTTTCTAACTCTTATATGGTGCTTCTTTCCATTGTAGTCCAACACCACATAATCCGGGTAATCTGGAGCCCATTGTTTATGATAAACAGAGGGTACCTCAATGATATTTTGGAAGTAAAAACCTAAACGTGTTACTGATTTATAAGGGATCatgtaaatatttaaacatatattattttttggtggGATTAAAACAAATGGATAAATATCATAAAGGATGGCAAATACTAACACTGTCAACATGAAATACGGCCTTAAATTGGTATGTCATACCGGATGTGAATAACATAGGTGGGTCCTGAATGGCATAACCAAAATGCaagcaaataaaataatttaatacaaacaaataatgaaacataACAACAGGTATACGAAGGCACTGACGAAAATGATCAATAAATACCGTTAATGTTCCGAATACAATCCTTAATATTAAATAGCGGTTGCAAAAAAATGTTGTGAATCTTGCACAGGGGGGATTATAAggcaataaaaacaaaaataatgggTCATTACAACAAACCTGCAAATCAGAATAGAAAAATACGCTATACGAAGGcacaacaaaatatatgtaCTTGGGTTTGTATTTggaagacattttttaaaaacatgtaaCCAAAGATGGACCAAAAACATATAAGAAGTATCACACAAATAATAGGAAAAGACATAAATCTAACAACATATTTTGTAAATCTGCGGACTGAACATGACCAATATCGTAGTCAACACTGTTA
This genomic interval from Glycine max cultivar Williams 82 chromosome 5, Glycine_max_v4.0, whole genome shotgun sequence contains the following:
- the LOC102667646 gene encoding uncharacterized protein; its protein translation is MIPYKSVTRLGFYFQNIIEVPSVYHKQWAPDYPDYVVLDYNGKKHHIRVRKFNNQVYIADGLKHFRRDMGIYEGVMITFAAPDKNWKFDIHFSPPLHAQTCGRPVHSAREYVFTVDVDNRMIVRLYPLVLPLDVVGYVNAGDDYVTVLGVRGRRQFWKLSMHNGLKCFADPWFQFLTKNDLMAGDEVVFYFRPNQLLWEVIARKQTVWDEDEDDSA